Proteins encoded by one window of Yamadazyma tenuis chromosome 2, complete sequence:
- the CKB1 gene encoding casein kinase 2 regulatory subunit (EggNog:ENOG503NXI9; COG:D,K,T) → MSSGGEDDYVPWIQQFCNLFGHDYFVPISQEFIEDDFNLTGLSSQVPYYREALYTILDYQVDTADDSSNSGSKNKGDLPNKALLAHSAELLYGLIHARYIISKPGLTAMASKFERNEFGSCPRLHCDGMHLMPCGATDLPGQETVRLYCPCCNDIYLPSSSRYLNIDGAFFGTTFPGLLIRMFPEIEHQCKLRIDKVNQDESGLRLFGFKVNEMSASGPRMKWLRMHPKSTEQKKEFDSCQLTLPSSDEMEEEDDDVDEEQDDDDDNTMASSGS, encoded by the coding sequence ATGTCCAGCGGAGGAGAAGATGATTATGTTCCTTGGATCCAACAATTCTGCAACTTATTCGGCCACGACTACTTTGTGCCTATATCGCAAGAATTCATCGAGGATGATTTTAACTTAACAGGTTTATCTCTGCAAGTTCCCTACTATCGTGAAGCCCTCTACACGATTCTAGACTACCAAGTGGATACTGCCGACGACAGTTCCAATAGTGGCCTGAAAAATAAGGGAGACTTACCCAATAAAGCCTTATTGGCACACTCTGCAGAGTTGTTATACGGGTTGATACATGCTCGATACATAATATCCAAGCCAGGATTGACGGCCATGGCGTCCAAGTTTGAACGTAATGAGTTCGGATCGTGTCCTCGTCTTCACTGTGATGGAATGCACTTGATGCCCTGTGGAGCCACTGATTTACCAGGTCAAGAAACCGTTAGACTATATTGTCCATGCTGCAACGATATATATCTCCCGCTGAGCTCGCGGTACTTGAACATCGACGGGGCATTTTTTGGCACCACCTTCCCTGGTTTGTTGATCAGAATGTTTCCCGAAATTGAACACCAGTGTAAGTTAAGGATCGACAAGGTGAACCAAGACGAGCTGGGATTACGGTTGTTTGGATTCAAAGTCAACGAGATGAGTGCAAGCGGCCCCAGAATGAAGTGGCTCAGAATGCATCCTAAGAGTACCGAACAGAAAAAAGAGTTTGATAGCTGCCAGCTAACGCTTCCAAGCTCAGATGagatggaagaagaagacgacgaTGTAGACGAAGAAcaagacgatgatgacgataaCACGATGGCGAGCTCGGGCTCATAG